The following DNA comes from Dehalococcoidia bacterium.
TCCCCGTGGAGGAGTTTGTGGTCCGCGATTCCAACGAAGACTTGCGGTGCGACGCCTGCCGAGGGGAGTTGGAGGAGCGGGGTGGCCCAATGGCGTAGCCCGGAAAGGAGCCGGCGTTGGCAGTGAAAGCCTACATCCTCATCACGGTGGACACCGCTCTGACAAAGCAAATCGTCGCTACGCTGCGACGCAACCCACGCCTCAAAGAGGTGAACGAGGTACTGGGGCCGTTTGACATTATCGTGGAGATGGAGGCCCCCGATTTGGATGGGGTCACAGCTACCCTGAGGGAGGAAGTGCGCCCCATTCCCGGCATCCGCAATACCCTCACCTGTGTGGTGATGCACTCCTGATCACGCATGCCCTTCCTCTGCACCCCAATCGGGGTGGTGCGCAATGGCATCAGCGAGCCGCAAGGGGTCATCTGGGAGCAGGTGACCTCGGAAGTTGTGGTTGATGCCCAGTGGGAACCCGCCCTGGAGGGCATAGAGGCCTTCTCCCATATTTGGGTTATCTTTTGGCTCCATCGTTCCGAACCACCCGCTTCTCTGCACATCCACCCCATGGGGCGGGAGGACTTGCCGGAGGTGGGGCTGTTTGCCACCCGCTCGCCACGCCGCCCCAACCCCATCGCCATCACCGCAGTGCGCCTGCTGGAGCGGCGCGGGCGCGCCCTGG
Coding sequences within:
- a CDS encoding Lrp/AsnC ligand binding domain-containing protein is translated as MKAYILITVDTALTKQIVATLRRNPRLKEVNEVLGPFDIIVEMEAPDLDGVTATLREEVRPIPGIRNTLTCVVMHS
- the tsaA gene encoding tRNA (N6-threonylcarbamoyladenosine(37)-N6)-methyltransferase TrmO; translated protein: MPFLCTPIGVVRNGISEPQGVIWEQVTSEVVVDAQWEPALEGIEAFSHIWVIFWLHRSEPPASLHIHPMGREDLPEVGLFATRSPRRPNPIAITAVRLLERRGRALVVRGLDALDGTPVLDIKPYLRGDKVVHLRVPSWPSKLGDRVKTI